The Xenopus laevis strain J_2021 chromosome 7S, Xenopus_laevis_v10.1, whole genome shotgun sequence genome includes a window with the following:
- the LOC121396184 gene encoding lamina-associated polypeptide 2-like yields the protein MSSRRSRSAASGSPHHRHSDRRRDDDRGREKSCRKECIFCSLPALQDKKVCQSCFDQNNTSQSSEQFNNFMSWMKDSFNKSMSDMVEKVTDNVLAKVSANQPSTSYATADLAVHIPDDSVSSDSQEEGEVDSDDELFNTSFIEPLILAMRKTLNLDVPCEPSSQPDLMFKSSKKSSVFHIHDVVKATIKSEWDVPDKRFFLSKRMKKMYPFPEDQVKQWVLPPKVDASITRVARRTTLPVDEGVSLKDPMERRQDSILKKAYSVSGSICKPCVAITSLARANKIWLNNVVEALQQKVSREEILNSLHEIQLVNDFCAEASMDILKLAAKDMSLVVAARRSLWLRHWFADTPSKHNLCSLPFEGDLLFGPKLENIISKASAGKSAFLPQDKKERRTTFRGNRPSFKDVKAYRPGRNFQRQSWKTKPQPFQVKKDSKPDRNKSF from the exons ATGAGTTCTAGACGATCTAGATCCGCTGCCAGTGG gaGTCCACATCATAGGCATTCTGATAGAAGAAGAGATGATGATCGTGGGAGGGAGAAGTCTTGTAGAAAGGAATGTATTTTCTGCTctttgcctgcacttcaggataAAAAAGTTTGTCAGAGCTGTTTTGATCAAAATAATACCTCCCAGTCTTCTGAGCAATTCAATAATTTCATGTCATGGATGAAggattcctttaataaatctatgtCTGACATGGTTGAAAAAGTTACAGATAATGTACTTGCTAAAGTTTCTGCCAATCAACCATCCACTTCATATGCTACAGCAGATTTAGCTGTTCACATTCCTGACGATAGTGTCTCCTCTGATTCACAAGAGGAAGGGGAAGTGGATTCAGATGATGAGTTGTTTAATACATCTTTCATAGAGCCTTTAATTCTGGCCATGAGGAAAACCCTTAATTTGGATGTTCCTTGTGAACCTTCTTCCCAACCAGACCTGATGTTCAAATCTTCCAAAAAAAGCAGTGTCTTTCATATTCATGATGTTGTCAAAGCCACAATTAAATCTGAATGGGATGTTCCTGATAAAAGATTTTTTCTGTCTAAAAGGATGAAAAAGATGTATCCTTTTCCTGAGGATCAAGTTAAACAATGGGTATTACCCCCTAAGGTTGACGCTTCGATCACCAGGGTGGCAAGAAGAACAACCTTGCCTGTAGATGAAGGGGTCTCCCTAAAGGATCCTATGGAAAGACGGCAGGACTCCATCCTTAAAAAAGCCTATAGTGTTTCAGGATCTATTTGTAAACCGTGTGTGGCTATCACCTCCTTAGCTAGAGCTAATAAGATCTGGTTAAATAACGTTGTTGAAGCCTTACAGCAAAAGGTCAGCAGAGAGGAAATTCTAAATTCCcttcatgagattcaattagTAAATGATTTTTGTGCTGAAGCTTCTATGGATATCCTCAAGTTGGCGGCTAAGGATATGAGTCTGGTGGTGGCAGCTCGTAGATCTCTATGGCTCAGACATTGGTTTGCTGATACACCATCTAAGCATAACCTTTGCTCCCTCCCCTTTGAAGGAGATCTTCTTTTTGGTCCAAAATTGGAGAATATTATCTCTAAGGCGTCGGCTGGCAAATCAGCCTTTCTACCCCAAGATAAGAAAGAGAGAAGAACAACTTTCAGGGGTAACAGACCTTCATTTAAAGATGTCAAAGCTTACCGCCCAGGCAGAAATTTTCAGAGGCAATCCTGGAAGACTAAGCCTCAGCCCTTTCAGGTTAAGAAGGATTCCAAACCTGATAGAAATAAATCCTTCTGA